From one Nothobranchius furzeri strain GRZ-AD chromosome 2, NfurGRZ-RIMD1, whole genome shotgun sequence genomic stretch:
- the tdh gene encoding L-threonine dehydrogenase, producing MPIIRTLSKVATQAVLGTPVCGCQPLTVAVRNISFSPRQVTSDASFHSVSFSEADHPKVLITGGLGQLGVGLAKMLRKRFGKNNVILSDIRKPPSNVFHSGPFIYSDILDYKNLREIVVNNRITWLVHYSALLSAVGEANVALARSVNITGLHNILDIAAEHGLRLFVPSTIGAFGPSSPRNPTPDLCVQRPRTIYGVSKVHAELMGEYYHHRYGLDFRCLRYPGIISADSMPGGGTTDYAVQIFHDAIKSGKFECNLRSDTRLPMMYIDDCLRATLEVMEAPADTLSMRTYNINAMSFTPEELVQELHKQMPELEVTYDVDPVRQAIADSWPMNFDDSNARKDWGWKHDYDLPELVQTMLNYIGMDSRMAHAN from the exons ATGCCCATCATCAGAACCCTCAGCAAAGTGGCCACGCAGGCTGTGCTTGGCACCCCGGTGTGTGGCTGTCAGCCCCTGACCGTGGCTGTGCGTAACATCAGCTTCTCTCCTCGCCAGGTCACCTCTGACGCAAGCTTCCACTCCGTGTCCTTCTCAGAAGCAGACCACCCCAAGGTGCTCATTACAG GTGGGCTGGGGCAGCTTGGAGTGGGACTGGCCAAAATGTTAAG GAAGAGATTCGGGAAGAACAATGTCATTCTGTCTGACATCAGGAAACCTCCTAGCAATGTTTTTCACAGTG GCCCGTTCATCTACTCGGACATCCTGGACTACAAGAACCTGCGAGAAATCGTGGTGAACAACCGAATCACGTGGCTTGTTCACTACAGTGCTCTTCTCAGTGCTGTTGGAGAGGCTAATGTGGCCTTAGCACGCTCCGTTAACATCACGG GGCTTCACAACATCCTGGACATTGCAGCAGAACACGGTCTGCGACTCTTTGTCCCCAGTACCATTGGCGCCTTTGGCCCCTCTTCCCCTCGCAACCCCACACCAGATCTGTGTGTGCAGAGACCTCGCACCATCTATGGGGTTTCCAAAGTTCACGCTGAGCTGATGGGAGAG TATTACCACCATCGCTACGGCCTGGACTTCCGCTGCCTTCGCTACCCAGGAATCATCTCAGCCGACTCCATGCCAGGAGGTGGAACAACAG ATTACGCCGTCCAGATTTTTCACGACGCCATCAAGTCTGGGAAGTTTGAGTGCAACTTGCGATCAGACACTCGGTTACCCATGATGTACATCGATGACTGCTTGCGTGCTACGCTGGAGGTGATGGAGGCGCCAGCTGACACACTGAGCATGAGGACGTACAACATCAACGCCATGAGTTTTACGCCTGAGGAACTGGTCCAGGAGCTCCACAAACAGATGCCAGAGCTAGAAGTTACATATGATGTTGACCCTGTGAGACAGGCGATTG CTGACAGCTGGCCAATGAACTTTGATGACTCCAACGCACGAAAGGACTGGGGCTGGAAACACGATTACGATCTCCCAGAACTGGTCCAGACGATGCTTAACTACATTGGCATGGATTCGCGTATGGCTCATGCAAACTGA